The Atribacteraceae bacterium genome includes a region encoding these proteins:
- a CDS encoding helix-turn-helix domain-containing protein: MNEEGRIGIGETLKRAREEKGLSLQEVETRTFVLRKHLEALEEEKWKDIPGSSYALGYLKIYSKFLQLDEAGLVERFKKDLIFKPPDRRDPERVTRKPVVKKTVKKAVKKARSQMFRKLLTGLVVATVFFIGFFFLLITGRGQFFIGQQIPVTPTPDIVAVTPTVSPPTLPEEEEILAPEPEVFVLNLRLIPEDLAWLEVRSAGRNIFTGILIPGKEYVLRSHSLLELSGRDGDRVRLVLNEQEEGLLAEGGEAFTRLFRP, from the coding sequence ATGAATGAGGAAGGAAGAATCGGTATCGGAGAAACGCTGAAGCGTGCCCGGGAAGAAAAAGGTCTTTCCCTCCAGGAAGTGGAAACCAGGACATTTGTTCTGCGCAAACACCTGGAAGCACTGGAGGAAGAAAAATGGAAAGATATCCCTGGATCATCCTACGCCCTCGGATACTTGAAAATATACAGCAAGTTTTTACAACTCGATGAAGCCGGCTTGGTCGAGCGGTTTAAAAAAGACCTAATTTTTAAACCCCCGGATCGCCGGGACCCGGAGCGGGTTACAAGAAAACCTGTAGTCAAAAAAACAGTCAAAAAAGCAGTCAAAAAAGCTCGCTCACAAATGTTTCGCAAACTGCTCACCGGTCTGGTGGTAGCCACGGTTTTTTTTATCGGTTTTTTCTTCTTATTGATTACCGGCCGGGGACAGTTTTTCATTGGGCAGCAGATTCCTGTTACGCCAACCCCTGATATCGTCGCGGTTACTCCCACCGTGAGCCCACCGACCCTTCCGGAAGAAGAGGAGATCTTGGCACCGGAACCGGAGGTATTCGTTCTGAATTTGCGCTTGATTCCGGAAGACCTGGCTTGGTTAGAAGTGCGATCCGCTGGACGAAATATCTTTACCGGAATCCTGATCCCAGGGAAGGAATACGTGCTACGGTCGCATTCCTTGCTCGAGCTGAGCGGTCGGGACGGCGACCGGGTCCGCCTGGTTTTGAATGAACAGGAAGAAGGTTTGCTGGCTGAGGGAGGAGAGGCCTTCACCAGGCTTTTCCGCCCATGA
- the rimO gene encoding 30S ribosomal protein S12 methylthiotransferase RimO, which yields MKTISFVTLGCDKNRVDSEVVLGKLFARGYTAVESPEKADWIILNTCAFQDEACAESRGWIEKISAIRRSSPHKRVLVIGCYPQRFHTAASREFPFVDFWIGINDFPRIVEIIEQDHPGIWVDSPPFLYNERTERVLSTPEHYAYVKIAEGCANRCTFCIIPRIRGPLRSRTIESVVGEVKNLCNRGIREIILLAQDLGAYGLDRYARRFLPDLLLSLGRVMPRDRWLRLLYLSPESLDDRLIATMATVPQVVPFLDIPLQHADPGILRRMGRFDNPVEIRDRIIRARKALPGLVVRTTFLLGFPGEDDAAFQSLLDFVTVLRFERLGAFCYSEQAEAPSAALLPKVPPGVARERYRLLLETQHQLMEEYHQSLVGKTLSVILDSARLRRTRNRRSRVLTGRTYGDAPEVDCRVMVDSRGRTELRPGAVVPVTITRGGRFELAGVIS from the coding sequence ATGAAAACGATATCCTTCGTCACTCTCGGTTGTGATAAAAACCGGGTCGATTCTGAAGTGGTGCTGGGAAAGCTCTTTGCCAGAGGTTATACTGCGGTCGAGTCTCCGGAAAAGGCAGACTGGATCATCCTCAACACCTGCGCCTTTCAGGATGAGGCCTGTGCGGAAAGCCGGGGATGGATCGAGAAAATTTCCGCCATTCGGCGCTCCAGCCCGCACAAACGAGTCTTGGTGATAGGGTGCTACCCCCAGCGCTTCCACACTGCGGCATCCCGGGAATTTCCCTTTGTTGACTTTTGGATTGGGATCAACGATTTTCCCCGGATAGTGGAGATTATCGAACAGGACCACCCAGGCATTTGGGTGGACTCGCCTCCTTTTCTCTACAATGAACGGACCGAGCGGGTCCTGTCTACGCCGGAGCACTACGCTTATGTCAAAATAGCGGAGGGGTGTGCGAACCGCTGCACTTTCTGTATCATACCCCGCATCCGGGGACCGCTGCGCAGCCGGACGATCGAGTCGGTCGTCGGGGAAGTAAAGAACCTGTGTAACCGGGGGATACGGGAGATCATTCTCTTGGCCCAGGATCTGGGGGCGTATGGTCTAGACCGCTATGCCCGGCGTTTCCTCCCCGATCTTCTCCTGTCTTTGGGCCGGGTCATGCCCCGGGACCGCTGGTTGCGACTGCTCTATCTTTCACCGGAAAGCTTGGATGACCGGCTCATCGCCACGATGGCCACCGTGCCCCAGGTTGTTCCTTTTCTTGATATTCCTCTGCAACATGCTGATCCGGGCATTTTGCGCCGGATGGGGCGATTCGATAATCCTGTCGAGATACGCGACCGGATTATCCGTGCCCGGAAAGCACTTCCGGGATTGGTTGTCCGCACCACATTCCTGCTCGGTTTCCCGGGAGAGGATGACGCTGCTTTTCAATCTCTCCTGGATTTTGTTACCGTGCTTCGTTTCGAGCGCTTGGGTGCGTTTTGTTACTCTGAGCAAGCCGAGGCTCCTTCGGCGGCACTCTTACCTAAGGTCCCCCCGGGAGTCGCCCGGGAACGCTACCGCCTCTTGCTGGAAACTCAGCACCAGTTGATGGAAGAATATCATCAGAGTCTGGTTGGGAAGACCCTCTCGGTGATTTTGGATTCGGCTCGACTCCGGAGAACCAGGAACCGCCGGAGCCGGGTCCTGACCGGCAGAACCTATGGGGATGCGCCGGAAGTGGACTGCCGGGTTATGGTGGACAGCCGCGGCCGTACAGAATTGCGCCCCGGTGCTGTTGTGCCCGTGACCATCACTCGCGGAGGACGTTTCGAGTTGGCGGGGGTGATTTCATGA